One Streptomyces sp. SAI-135 DNA segment encodes these proteins:
- a CDS encoding CDP-alcohol phosphatidyltransferase family protein, which translates to MALNNTYEARLVQQETAVGAGVQILLLALLGTAIGMGPAGWLTGLAFAVATWAVLSRALHRTRPRSFGPANRVTLGRATLVGGVTALVADSFQDSPPVTLFVGLTAVALILDGVDGKVARATGTSTPLGARFDMEVDAFLILVLSVYVSMSQGPWVLLIGGMRYGFVAAARVWNWLNAPLPPSMARKTVAALQGILLLVAASGYLPFAATFGVVALALGTLLWSFGRDVLWLWRTHRADQAAVEELLDLVPATAPQAVAS; encoded by the coding sequence GTGGCCCTGAACAACACTTACGAAGCAAGGCTGGTCCAGCAGGAGACCGCTGTCGGAGCGGGCGTGCAGATCCTGTTGCTGGCCCTGCTCGGCACGGCGATCGGCATGGGGCCGGCGGGCTGGCTGACCGGCCTCGCCTTCGCCGTCGCCACCTGGGCCGTGCTCTCCAGGGCGCTGCACCGCACCCGGCCGCGGTCCTTCGGTCCGGCCAACCGGGTGACGCTCGGCCGGGCGACCCTGGTGGGCGGGGTCACGGCGCTGGTCGCGGACTCCTTCCAGGACTCCCCGCCGGTCACGCTCTTCGTCGGCCTGACAGCGGTGGCCCTGATCCTCGACGGTGTGGACGGCAAGGTGGCCCGTGCGACGGGCACCTCGACGCCGCTGGGAGCGCGCTTCGACATGGAGGTCGACGCGTTCCTGATCCTGGTGCTCAGCGTGTACGTGTCGATGTCGCAGGGCCCGTGGGTGCTGCTGATCGGCGGCATGCGCTACGGCTTCGTGGCCGCGGCCCGCGTCTGGAACTGGCTGAACGCCCCGCTGCCGCCGAGCATGGCCCGCAAGACGGTGGCCGCGCTCCAGGGGATCCTGCTGCTGGTGGCCGCGTCTGGGTACCTGCCGTTCGCGGCGACCTTCGGGGTGGTGGCGCTGGCCCTCGGGACCCTGCTCTGGTCGTTCGGCCGGGACGTCCTGTGGCTGTGGCGCACGCACCGGGCGGACCAGGCGGCGGTGGAGGAGCTCCTGGACCTGGTACCGGCGACCGCACCGCAGGCGGTGGCGTCCTGA
- a CDS encoding glycosyltransferase family 4 protein yields MTDMTTGRAATLDYVPVQHTALKKAEIIPMSLRSVHFVMPGGVDDPTAPSGGNAYDRRVCLDLPGFGWQVERHAVAGSWPRPGAAARTELARTLRDLPDDTVVLVDGLVACGVPEILVPEAQRLHLAVLVHLPLGDETGLEPRLALELDAKEREVLRAVPAVIATSDWAVRRLVSHHGLAPERVHVATPGADIAPLASGTDGVSRLLCVAAVTPRKGQHRLIEALAGAQDLPWSCVCVGGVTQDPEYVAHLRMLIKRYGLQDRLHLAGPKAGAELDASYNAADLMVLTSYAETYGMAVTEALARGIPVLATDVGGVAEAVGRAPDGGVPGILVPPEDPAALAAELRGWFGEADVRRRLKAAARGRRAALDGWATTARSLAGVLGRLPSEPRRAA; encoded by the coding sequence GTGACCGACATGACCACCGGGCGGGCGGCCACACTCGACTACGTGCCCGTGCAGCACACCGCCCTCAAGAAGGCCGAGATCATCCCGATGTCCCTGCGCTCCGTGCACTTCGTGATGCCGGGCGGCGTGGACGACCCGACCGCGCCGAGCGGCGGCAACGCCTACGACCGGCGGGTCTGCCTGGACCTGCCCGGCTTCGGCTGGCAGGTCGAGCGGCACGCGGTGGCCGGCAGCTGGCCCCGCCCGGGAGCGGCGGCCCGCACCGAACTGGCCCGCACCCTGCGGGACCTGCCCGACGACACCGTGGTCCTCGTCGACGGCCTGGTGGCCTGCGGCGTCCCGGAGATCCTCGTCCCCGAGGCACAGCGGCTGCACCTCGCCGTCCTGGTCCATCTGCCGCTCGGCGACGAGACCGGACTCGAACCCCGGCTCGCCCTGGAGCTCGACGCCAAGGAGCGCGAGGTGCTGCGGGCCGTGCCCGCCGTCATCGCCACCAGCGACTGGGCCGTGCGCCGGCTCGTCTCCCACCACGGCCTCGCCCCCGAGCGCGTCCACGTCGCCACCCCGGGCGCCGACATCGCCCCGCTGGCCTCCGGCACCGACGGCGTCTCCCGGCTGCTGTGCGTGGCCGCGGTGACCCCCCGCAAGGGACAGCACCGGCTGATCGAGGCCCTGGCCGGCGCCCAGGACCTGCCGTGGAGCTGCGTGTGCGTCGGCGGGGTCACCCAGGATCCCGAGTACGTCGCCCATCTGCGGATGCTCATCAAGAGGTACGGCCTCCAGGACCGCCTGCACCTCGCCGGACCGAAGGCCGGGGCCGAGCTCGACGCCAGCTACAACGCCGCCGACCTGATGGTCCTCACCTCCTACGCCGAGACCTACGGCATGGCGGTCACCGAGGCCCTCGCGCGCGGCATCCCGGTGCTGGCCACCGACGTCGGCGGAGTGGCCGAGGCGGTCGGCCGGGCCCCCGACGGGGGAGTGCCCGGCATCCTCGTCCCGCCGGAGGACCCCGCCGCCCTCGCCGCCGAACTGCGCGGCTGGTTCGGCGAGGCGGACGTACGACGCAGGCTCAAGGCGGCTGCCCGGGGCCGGCGGGCCGCCCTGGACGGCTGGGCGACCACGGCCCGCAGCCTGGCCGGAGTACTCGGCCGACTCCCGAGCGAGCCCAGGAGGGCGGCATGA
- a CDS encoding creatininase family protein, with protein sequence MSGSGIRSAAYGLLPTDTTEDVRARGADVSTQVAVLPVGSFEQHGPYLPLATDTLVACAVARQIAAAYPVHLLPPVTISCSHEHAAWPGTVSISAVTLHSVVRDIAASLRRSGVEALVVVNGHGGNYVLGNVVQEASARGERMALFPAAEDWEAARAEAGVLTSLLTDMHAGEIETSILLHAHPEWLRPGYETSDFVADDRRHLLTLGMSGYTDSGVIGRPSLGSAEKGKALLESLAASFGTYFSMLTESDAG encoded by the coding sequence ATGAGCGGTTCGGGAATACGGTCGGCGGCGTACGGTCTGTTGCCGACGGACACTACGGAAGACGTACGGGCGCGGGGGGCGGACGTCTCAACTCAGGTCGCCGTCCTTCCGGTCGGGAGTTTCGAACAGCACGGTCCGTACCTGCCCCTGGCGACCGACACGCTCGTCGCCTGTGCCGTCGCCCGGCAGATCGCCGCGGCGTACCCGGTGCACCTCCTCCCCCCGGTGACGATCTCCTGCTCGCACGAGCACGCGGCCTGGCCGGGGACCGTCAGCATCTCTGCCGTCACCCTTCACTCGGTGGTACGGGACATCGCCGCCTCGCTGCGCCGCTCGGGCGTCGAGGCCCTGGTGGTGGTCAACGGGCACGGGGGGAACTACGTGCTGGGCAACGTCGTCCAGGAGGCCTCCGCCCGCGGAGAGCGGATGGCGCTCTTCCCCGCCGCGGAGGACTGGGAGGCGGCCCGTGCGGAGGCGGGAGTGCTGACCTCGCTGCTCACCGACATGCACGCGGGAGAAATCGAGACCTCCATTCTTCTGCACGCGCACCCGGAATGGCTCCGCCCCGGTTACGAGACCTCCGATTTCGTCGCGGACGACCGTCGTCATCTCCTCACCCTCGGTATGTCCGGTTACACCGATTCCGGTGTCATCGGGCGCCCTTCACTGGGCTCGGCGGAAAAGGGGAAAGCCTTGCTGGAGAGCCTCGCGGCATCCTTCGGGACGTATTTCTCGATGCTGACCGAATCCGACGCCGGGTAG
- a CDS encoding GNAT family N-acetyltransferase, which produces METQDIRVEIAREADQELVDAFARMLPQLSSTAEALDLAALDRILACDANTMLIARSAAGSVVGTLTLVMFPAPAGLRARIEDVIVDHAARGHGIAGLLIREAIRLAREAGARTVDLTSRPDRAAANRLYERQGFRQRESTVYRVPLKG; this is translated from the coding sequence ATGGAGACTCAGGACATCCGGGTGGAGATCGCCCGGGAGGCGGACCAGGAGCTCGTCGACGCCTTCGCGCGGATGCTGCCGCAGTTGTCCTCGACGGCCGAGGCCCTCGACCTCGCCGCACTCGACCGCATCCTGGCCTGTGACGCCAACACCATGCTGATCGCGCGGTCGGCGGCCGGGTCGGTCGTGGGCACCCTCACCCTCGTGATGTTCCCCGCGCCCGCCGGACTGCGGGCCCGTATCGAGGACGTGATCGTCGATCACGCGGCCCGCGGTCACGGCATCGCGGGTCTGCTGATCAGGGAGGCCATCCGGCTGGCCCGCGAGGCCGGGGCCCGCACCGTCGACCTGACGTCCCGCCCGGACCGGGCGGCGGCCAACCGGCTGTACGAGCGGCAGGGGTTCCGCCAGCGGGAGTCGACGGTGTACCGGGTACCGCTGAAGGGCTGA
- a CDS encoding ornithine cyclodeaminase family protein: MTDDVLFLSGEQVTRLLDADTAIASQRAAFTALGAGTADLPAKIMHPSRFDDSVVFAYVSRLSADSGAVAKFGSVNPGNAAAGLPTIHAVVTVLDPVTGRLAAVLDGAAVTTARTAAASAVAVDALATPDSTDLAVLGSGTQALAHVRAIARVRDLKSVRLWSPTPHHRARAAGTLADLGLPVEAAGSAEEAVTGASLVAACTLSTTPVVRGEWLAPGCTVVSVGSFEPTRREVDAEVLRRAVLSGAVVVDDPATAAEHAGPVVDALRTGLLTDLVGLGDVLTGRAAARTAPGGIVYYNSVGLGIQDAAAAWAVVRAAREERA; encoded by the coding sequence ATGACCGACGACGTCCTCTTCCTCTCCGGAGAGCAGGTCACCCGCCTGCTCGACGCGGACACGGCCATCGCCTCGCAGCGCGCTGCCTTCACCGCGCTCGGCGCCGGGACGGCCGACCTGCCGGCGAAGATCATGCATCCGAGCCGCTTCGACGACAGCGTGGTCTTCGCGTACGTCTCCCGGCTCTCCGCCGACTCCGGGGCCGTCGCGAAGTTCGGCAGCGTCAACCCGGGCAACGCGGCGGCCGGGCTGCCCACGATCCACGCCGTGGTCACCGTGCTCGACCCGGTGACCGGCCGCCTGGCCGCCGTGCTGGACGGCGCCGCGGTCACCACCGCGCGGACGGCCGCCGCGAGCGCCGTCGCCGTCGACGCCCTGGCCACGCCCGACAGCACCGATCTGGCCGTCCTGGGCTCGGGCACCCAGGCCCTGGCCCATGTGCGGGCCATCGCCCGGGTGCGGGACCTGAAGTCCGTACGGCTGTGGAGCCCGACCCCGCACCACCGCGCCCGCGCCGCCGGGACGCTGGCGGACCTGGGCCTGCCCGTCGAGGCGGCCGGCAGCGCCGAGGAGGCGGTGACCGGCGCCTCCCTGGTCGCGGCCTGCACGCTGAGCACGACCCCGGTGGTGCGCGGGGAGTGGCTCGCGCCCGGGTGCACAGTGGTGAGCGTGGGGTCCTTCGAACCGACCCGCCGGGAGGTGGACGCGGAGGTCCTGCGGCGGGCGGTGCTCTCCGGGGCCGTCGTCGTGGACGACCCGGCGACCGCGGCGGAGCACGCCGGACCGGTCGTGGACGCGCTCAGGACAGGACTGCTGACCGATCTCGTCGGCCTGGGCGACGTCCTGACCGGACGAGCCGCGGCCCGCACCGCCCCCGGCGGCATCGTCTACTACAACAGCGTCGGCCTCGGCATCCAGGACGCGGCGGCCGCCTGGGCCGTGGTGCGGGCCGCGCGGGAGGAGCGCGCATGA
- a CDS encoding zinc-binding alcohol dehydrogenase: MKPAARAFWLRSPGEGEIREAPLPAPGVDEVLVRALYSGVSRGTETLVFRGGVPESQHAAMRAPFQEGDFPAPVKYGYLSVGLVEEGPAALKGRTVFCLYPHQTRYVVPASAVTVVPDDVPARRAVLAGTVETAVNALWDAAPLVGDRIAVVGGGMVGSSVAALLARFPGVRVQLVDADPARATTAEALRVGFASPADALGDCDLVVHASATEQGLARSLELLGAEGTVVELSWYGDRRVSLPLGEAFHSRRLTVRSSQVGTVSPARANRSYGDRLALALELLADPALDALITGESAFEELPEVMPALASGDIPALCHLVRYGKSA; this comes from the coding sequence ATGAAGCCCGCCGCACGCGCGTTCTGGCTCCGCTCCCCGGGTGAGGGCGAGATACGGGAGGCCCCCCTTCCGGCCCCCGGCGTGGACGAGGTGCTGGTCCGCGCGCTGTACTCGGGAGTCAGCAGGGGCACGGAGACACTCGTGTTCCGCGGCGGGGTGCCCGAGAGCCAGCACGCGGCCATGCGGGCACCGTTCCAGGAGGGCGACTTCCCGGCACCGGTGAAGTACGGCTACCTCAGCGTGGGGCTGGTGGAGGAGGGGCCCGCCGCGCTGAAGGGCAGGACCGTCTTCTGTCTGTACCCGCATCAGACGCGGTACGTAGTCCCCGCGAGCGCCGTGACCGTCGTACCCGACGACGTGCCCGCCCGCCGGGCCGTCCTCGCCGGCACGGTCGAGACCGCCGTGAACGCCCTGTGGGACGCGGCCCCCCTGGTCGGCGACCGGATCGCGGTGGTCGGCGGCGGCATGGTCGGCAGCTCGGTGGCCGCCCTCCTCGCCCGCTTCCCCGGCGTACGGGTGCAGTTGGTGGACGCGGACCCCGCCCGCGCCACGACCGCCGAGGCCCTCCGGGTCGGCTTCGCGTCCCCCGCCGACGCCCTCGGCGACTGCGACCTCGTCGTGCACGCCAGCGCCACCGAACAGGGCCTGGCCCGCTCCCTGGAACTCCTCGGCGCCGAGGGCACGGTCGTCGAGCTGAGCTGGTACGGCGACCGCCGCGTCAGCCTGCCGCTCGGCGAGGCCTTCCACTCCCGTCGGCTGACGGTCCGCAGCAGCCAGGTCGGCACCGTCTCGCCGGCCCGCGCGAACCGCAGCTACGGCGACCGTCTCGCCCTCGCCCTCGAACTGCTCGCCGATCCGGCGCTCGACGCCCTCATCACGGGGGAAAGCGCGTTCGAAGAACTGCCGGAGGTAATGCCCGCGCTGGCCAGTGGGGACATTCCGGCCCTCTGTCACCTCGTGAGGTACGGCAAGAGCGCCTGA
- a CDS encoding MFS transporter, producing MTSTPVGPPRTTPRLSPLLRLLILTQLAFNLGFFAVLPFLAEHLGQAVGMAGWLVGFVLGLRTFSQQGLFVVGGALADRYGIRPVVLAGCVLRIAGFAWLGYAERTGAVIGAVLLIGFAAALFSPAVESEVARQAVVHEQAGGRRTRVLALFTVAGQAGAFVGPLLGALLLSVDFRTVCLAGAGIFLLVLAGHAWLLPQHVPGRERVRPAGGLGVLVRNRRFLALCCAYGAYLLAYNQLYLALPEEVERATGSQSALAWLFALSSLLVVTAQLPVTRWAGSRLSLRRSMGAGLLLIGAGFAVVAGGTGTAGLLPCAVFVVLLTFGQMLVAPVARAWVPDLAEPGRLGLYTGALSSVSGLIVLIGSSVTGALLDAGLPAAVPWLVLAAVPVAAVGLLPRT from the coding sequence ATGACATCGACGCCGGTCGGGCCGCCGAGGACCACCCCCCGCCTCTCCCCGCTGCTGCGGCTGCTCATCCTCACCCAACTCGCTTTCAACCTCGGCTTCTTCGCCGTGCTGCCCTTCCTGGCCGAGCATCTGGGACAGGCCGTCGGGATGGCGGGCTGGCTGGTCGGGTTCGTGCTGGGGCTCAGGACCTTCAGCCAGCAAGGGCTGTTCGTGGTGGGCGGGGCGCTCGCCGACCGGTACGGGATCAGGCCGGTCGTCCTCGCCGGATGCGTGCTGCGGATCGCCGGGTTCGCCTGGCTCGGGTACGCCGAACGGACGGGAGCGGTCATCGGGGCCGTCCTGCTCATCGGGTTCGCCGCCGCGCTGTTCTCCCCGGCGGTGGAGTCGGAGGTCGCCCGGCAGGCCGTCGTCCACGAGCAGGCGGGCGGCCGACGCACCCGCGTGCTGGCCCTGTTCACGGTCGCCGGGCAGGCCGGAGCCTTCGTCGGGCCGTTGCTCGGAGCGCTGTTGCTGTCGGTGGACTTCCGCACGGTGTGCCTGGCGGGCGCCGGGATCTTCCTGCTGGTCCTCGCCGGGCACGCCTGGCTGCTGCCGCAGCACGTTCCCGGCCGGGAACGGGTGCGGCCCGCCGGAGGGCTGGGCGTGCTGGTCCGCAACCGCCGCTTCCTGGCGCTGTGTTGCGCGTACGGTGCCTACCTGCTCGCCTACAACCAGCTCTACCTCGCCCTGCCCGAGGAGGTGGAACGGGCGACCGGTTCGCAGTCGGCGCTGGCCTGGCTGTTCGCACTGTCCTCGCTGCTGGTGGTGACCGCCCAGCTCCCGGTCACCCGCTGGGCCGGCTCCCGGCTGTCGCTGCGCCGCTCGATGGGGGCCGGACTCCTGCTGATCGGTGCCGGGTTCGCGGTCGTCGCCGGGGGAACCGGCACGGCGGGTCTGCTGCCCTGCGCCGTCTTCGTCGTCCTGCTCACCTTCGGCCAGATGCTCGTCGCACCCGTGGCCCGGGCCTGGGTCCCCGATCTCGCCGAGCCGGGAAGGCTCGGCCTCTACACCGGGGCGCTCTCCTCGGTCTCGGGCCTGATCGTCCTGATCGGCAGCTCCGTCACGGGCGCACTGCTGGACGCGGGCCTGCCGGCCGCGGTGCCGTGGCTGGTGCTGGCGGCGGTGCCGGTGGCGGCGGTGGGGCTGCTGCCTCGGACGTAG
- a CDS encoding FAD-binding oxidoreductase: MSVVVVGGGVMGTSITRHLARAGVPDVVLVERDELASGSTSKAAGGVRAQFSDELNIRLGARSLEAFGRFAAETGQDIGLHRVGYLFLLSTPEEVASFEQGVRLQNSLGVPSRMIDPAEARRLSPLITTDGLLAAAFSPDDGHCTPESVVHGYAADARRHGATILRRTEVTGIERRGDDITAVVTTRGRIATDTVICAAGAWSRAVGAMAGVDLPVEPLRRQIAVTEPVPELPPDLPMTIDFTTSLYFHGEGPGLLLGMSDPDERPGFDTATHDRWIPRLAEAMRHRAPALLDLRRTGGWAGLYEITPDHNALIGEATSVSRFLYATGFSGHGFLQGPAVGEVVRDLYLGRVPFVDISPLSAGRFAADAPRPEANRV; encoded by the coding sequence ATGAGCGTGGTCGTCGTCGGCGGCGGTGTCATGGGCACCAGCATCACCCGGCACCTGGCGCGCGCGGGCGTACCGGACGTGGTGCTCGTCGAGCGGGACGAGCTGGCCTCCGGCTCCACCTCTAAGGCGGCGGGCGGGGTGCGGGCGCAGTTCTCCGACGAGCTCAACATCCGGCTCGGGGCGCGCAGCCTGGAGGCCTTCGGGCGGTTCGCCGCCGAGACCGGCCAGGACATCGGGCTGCACCGGGTCGGCTACCTCTTTCTGCTGTCGACGCCCGAGGAGGTCGCCTCCTTCGAGCAGGGCGTCCGGTTGCAGAACTCCCTGGGCGTCCCGAGCCGCATGATCGACCCGGCCGAGGCGCGCCGGCTCTCCCCGCTCATCACCACCGACGGCCTCCTCGCCGCCGCCTTCTCGCCCGACGACGGCCACTGCACCCCCGAATCCGTGGTGCACGGCTACGCGGCCGACGCCCGCCGCCACGGCGCGACGATCCTGCGCCGCACCGAGGTCACCGGCATCGAGCGACGCGGCGACGACATCACGGCCGTCGTGACGACCAGGGGACGGATCGCCACCGACACCGTGATCTGCGCGGCCGGCGCCTGGTCGCGGGCCGTCGGCGCGATGGCCGGCGTGGACCTGCCGGTCGAACCGCTGCGCCGCCAGATCGCGGTCACCGAACCGGTCCCCGAACTGCCGCCCGACCTCCCCATGACCATCGACTTCACCACCAGCCTCTACTTCCACGGCGAGGGCCCCGGCCTCCTGCTCGGCATGTCCGACCCCGACGAGAGACCCGGCTTCGACACCGCCACCCACGACCGCTGGATCCCCCGTCTGGCCGAGGCCATGCGGCACCGCGCCCCCGCTCTCCTCGACCTGCGCCGCACCGGCGGCTGGGCCGGCCTGTACGAGATCACCCCGGACCACAACGCCCTGATCGGCGAGGCCACTTCGGTCTCCCGCTTCCTGTACGCGACGGGCTTCTCCGGCCACGGATTCCTCCAGGGACCGGCCGTCGGCGAGGTCGTCCGCGACCTGTACCTCGGCCGCGTACCCTTCGTGGACATCAGCCCGCTCAGCGCCGGCCGGTTCGCGGCCGACGCCCCGCGCCCGGAGGCCAACCGCGTATGA
- the ribA gene encoding GTP cyclohydrolase II: MTDKVGVLGKKAPQRTGVERVVNAPLPTVYGKFQAVGYLDHDRGDEQVALVHGDIGSDDVLVRLHSECLTGDAFGSQHCECGDQLDAAMRAVVKAGSGIVVYLRGHEGRGIGLLAKLRAMALQAEGLDTVEANLALGLPVDSRDYGVAAGIFHDLGVNSVRLMSNNPRKREALQRHGIQVTETVPLLITPCESNITYLRTKRERMDHHLPHLDAVAHLS, from the coding sequence ATGACAGACAAAGTTGGCGTCCTCGGCAAGAAGGCACCACAGCGCACCGGCGTGGAACGCGTCGTGAATGCCCCGCTGCCCACCGTGTACGGGAAATTCCAGGCGGTCGGCTACCTCGATCACGACCGCGGTGACGAACAAGTCGCCCTGGTCCACGGAGACATCGGTTCGGACGACGTCCTCGTGCGCCTGCATTCCGAGTGCCTGACCGGCGACGCGTTCGGCTCCCAGCACTGCGAGTGCGGTGACCAGCTGGACGCCGCGATGCGGGCCGTGGTCAAGGCGGGCAGCGGGATCGTCGTCTACCTGCGCGGCCACGAGGGCCGGGGCATAGGCTTGCTGGCCAAGCTGCGCGCGATGGCGCTCCAGGCGGAGGGCCTGGACACCGTCGAGGCGAACCTCGCGCTCGGCCTGCCGGTGGACTCCCGCGACTACGGTGTCGCCGCCGGGATCTTCCACGACCTGGGCGTGAACTCGGTCCGCCTGATGTCCAACAACCCGCGCAAGCGCGAGGCGCTCCAGCGGCACGGCATCCAGGTCACCGAGACGGTGCCGCTGCTCATCACGCCGTGCGAGAGCAACATCACCTATCTGCGCACCAAACGGGAGCGCATGGACCACCACCTGCCCCACCTGGACGCGGTGGCCCACCTGTCCTGA
- a CDS encoding saccharopine dehydrogenase — MTELHLWLRHEVRSTERRTPVVPSDARRLVDSGVTVTVEESPQRIFPVEQYEAVGCGVAPAGSWASRAPGDAVVVGLKELPDQPAALTHRHVFFGHAYKEQPGARDLLRRFAAGGGALLDLEYLVDDHGRRLVAFGYWAGYLGAALAVLQHRGRLSAPLTPTSQEELEQALRPVAGDEEFTALVIGALGRSGRGARVALRAAGIEPTCWDLEETRDLDRAALLAHDVLVNCVLATSPIPPFVREADLDDPARRLRTLSDVTCDVGSPLNVLPVYDRTTEWAEPVRRLHKEPPLDLIAIDNLPSLLPEESSVGFSGSLLPLLLEFGAGGAWGRALDRFHLACRELGVDEGEFRRD, encoded by the coding sequence ATGACCGAGCTCCATCTGTGGCTGCGCCACGAGGTCCGCTCCACCGAGCGGCGCACACCCGTCGTGCCGTCCGACGCCCGCAGGCTCGTCGACAGCGGTGTGACGGTGACCGTCGAGGAATCCCCGCAGCGGATCTTCCCGGTCGAGCAGTACGAGGCGGTCGGCTGCGGTGTCGCCCCCGCGGGTTCGTGGGCCTCCCGGGCGCCCGGCGACGCCGTGGTCGTCGGCCTGAAGGAACTCCCCGACCAACCGGCCGCCCTGACCCACCGGCACGTGTTCTTCGGGCACGCCTACAAGGAGCAGCCGGGCGCCCGCGACCTGCTGCGCCGGTTCGCCGCCGGGGGAGGGGCCCTCCTCGACCTGGAGTACCTGGTCGACGACCACGGCCGCAGGCTGGTCGCCTTCGGGTACTGGGCCGGTTACCTGGGCGCGGCCCTGGCCGTCCTCCAGCACCGGGGCAGGTTGTCCGCGCCCCTCACGCCCACCTCGCAGGAGGAACTGGAGCAGGCGCTGCGGCCCGTCGCCGGGGACGAGGAGTTCACGGCGCTGGTGATCGGGGCGCTGGGCCGCAGCGGGCGGGGTGCCCGCGTCGCGCTGCGGGCCGCCGGGATCGAGCCGACCTGCTGGGACCTGGAGGAGACCCGGGACCTGGACCGCGCGGCCCTGCTCGCCCACGACGTGCTGGTGAACTGCGTCCTCGCCACCAGCCCGATCCCGCCCTTCGTCCGCGAGGCGGACCTGGACGACCCGGCCCGCCGGCTGCGCACCCTCTCCGACGTCACCTGCGACGTCGGCTCGCCCCTGAACGTCCTGCCGGTCTACGACCGCACCACCGAGTGGGCCGAGCCCGTCCGCCGGCTGCACAAGGAACCCCCGCTCGACCTGATCGCCATCGACAACCTGCCGTCCCTGCTCCCCGAGGAGTCGAGCGTCGGGTTCTCGGGCTCCCTGCTGCCCCTGCTGCTGGAGTTCGGGGCCGGTGGCGCGTGGGGGCGCGCTCTGGACCGGTTCCACCTGGCGTGCCGCGAACTCGGCGTCGACGAAGGGGAGTTCCGCCGTGACTGA
- a CDS encoding class I SAM-dependent methyltransferase — translation MRKTATKQSAKIPAQPGPREVATVQTGVPSDAEPVIPGAGPSTRPGERPTVRLRDAGPDDAPRYAPEWLELREGPDAAARAADLLDPLRIRLANLPGRAGLVIHDLGCGTGSMGRWLAPRLDGPQHWILHDRDPYLLHFAAVASPRSAADGSRVTVETRRGDVGLLTPDALAGASLVTASALLDVLTREEIDALAAACTGAGCPALLTLSVAGRVELTPADPLDEEIADAFNAHQRRGGLLGPDAVTVACEAFSERGATVRLHPSAWRLGPAESALTAQWLRGWVGAAVEERPELGERADRYLRDRLEACRAGELKVVVHHSDLLALSRPTGGAS, via the coding sequence ATGAGGAAGACGGCGACCAAGCAGAGCGCGAAGATCCCGGCCCAGCCGGGCCCCAGGGAGGTGGCGACGGTGCAGACTGGTGTCCCCTCCGACGCGGAACCGGTGATCCCCGGTGCCGGTCCCAGCACCCGCCCCGGTGAGCGTCCGACCGTACGGCTCAGGGACGCCGGTCCCGACGACGCCCCCCGGTACGCCCCCGAATGGCTGGAGCTGCGGGAGGGACCCGACGCGGCCGCGCGGGCGGCCGACCTGCTCGACCCGCTGCGCATCCGGCTGGCCAACCTGCCCGGCAGGGCGGGACTCGTCATCCACGACCTGGGCTGTGGCACCGGCTCCATGGGCCGCTGGCTGGCGCCCCGCCTGGACGGCCCCCAGCACTGGATCCTGCACGACCGGGACCCCTACCTCCTGCACTTCGCGGCCGTCGCCTCCCCGCGCTCCGCCGCCGACGGCAGCCGGGTCACCGTCGAGACGCGCCGCGGCGACGTCGGCCTGCTGACCCCGGACGCCCTCGCCGGCGCCTCCCTGGTCACGGCCTCCGCTCTGCTGGACGTGCTCACCCGCGAGGAGATCGACGCCCTCGCCGCCGCCTGCACGGGCGCCGGCTGCCCGGCCCTGCTCACCCTGTCGGTGGCGGGCCGGGTCGAACTCACTCCGGCCGACCCGCTGGACGAGGAGATCGCCGACGCGTTCAACGCCCACCAGCGGCGCGGCGGGCTCCTCGGCCCGGACGCCGTCACCGTCGCCTGCGAGGCGTTCTCCGAGCGGGGCGCGACCGTACGGCTGCACCCGAGCGCGTGGCGCCTCGGCCCCGCCGAGTCCGCGCTCACCGCGCAGTGGCTGCGCGGCTGGGTCGGCGCGGCCGTCGAGGAGCGCCCCGAACTCGGCGAGCGCGCCGACCGCTACCTCCGGGACCGCCTGGAGGCTTGCCGCGCCGGGGAGTTGAAGGTCGTCGTCCACCACAGCGACCTGCTGGCGCTGTCCCGCCCGACGGGCGGAGCGTCATGA
- a CDS encoding 6-carboxytetrahydropterin synthase, translating into MFSITVRDHIMIAHSFRGEVFGPAQRLHGATFLVDATFRREQLDDDNIVVDIGLATQELGAVVSELNYRNLDNEPDFAGVNTSTEFLAKVIADRLAERIEKGALGEGAKGLAGLTVTLHESHVAWASYERAL; encoded by the coding sequence TTGTTCAGCATCACCGTCCGCGATCACATCATGATCGCCCACAGCTTCCGCGGCGAGGTCTTCGGGCCCGCGCAGCGTCTGCACGGCGCGACGTTCCTGGTGGACGCCACGTTCCGGCGCGAACAGCTGGACGACGACAACATCGTCGTCGACATCGGACTGGCCACCCAGGAACTCGGTGCCGTCGTCAGCGAGTTGAACTACCGCAATCTCGACAACGAACCCGACTTCGCCGGAGTCAACACCTCCACGGAGTTCCTGGCCAAGGTCATCGCGGACCGGCTCGCCGAGCGCATCGAGAAGGGCGCGCTCGGCGAGGGCGCCAAGGGCCTCGCGGGCCTGACCGTCACCCTGCACGAGTCGCATGTCGCCTGGGCGAGTTACGAGCGTGCCCTGTGA